The following proteins are encoded in a genomic region of Anomaloglossus baeobatrachus isolate aAnoBae1 chromosome 6, aAnoBae1.hap1, whole genome shotgun sequence:
- the LOC142243585 gene encoding E3 ubiquitin-protein ligase UHRF1-like — protein MWIQVRTMDGRETHRIDSLSKLTKVEELRERIQEAFGAEQDRQRLFYRGKQMEDGHTLFDYSVGLNCIVQLLLRQLPPPPAPVPVTAEEAEPEDAPMAEIEPEPEEEQPRAPGLYRITERVDVRDLHMGAWFEAEVENVTRGFPGDPADDVIYHIKYEDYPENGVVQVRGKDVRPRARSTLSWGELKAGLVVMLNYNPDDPKERGYWYDAEILRKKEGKTSKELYAKVLLGDAGDPINDCKIVFVDEVFKIENPGTPIPTETLPPPPEQVPAKPQSGPQCKLCKDDPKTKCRMCACHVCGGKQDPEKQLLCDECDMAFHIYCLHPPLSALPDVDDWYCPDCRNDTSEVVLAGEKLKESKKKSKMASASSSSHRDWGKGMACVGRSRECTIVPSNHYGPIPGVPVGTMWKFRVQVSEVGVHRPHVAGIHGRSNDGSYSLVLAGGYEDDADDGTEFTYTGSGGRDLSGNKRTAEQSCDQKLTNMNRALALNCSAPINDKEGAEAKDWKAGKPVRVVRNAKGRKHSKFAPEEGNRYDGIYKVVKYWPEKGKSGFLIWRYLLRRDDEEPAPWSKEGKERGKKLGLTMQYPEGYLESVANKEREKENIDSDELETPVKGKRKRKSVIEDSDEDDEEGTLKKTKTELVYDLTPEQKELIKKDEKNVKLWNEVMTHLKEGPKFINKVEETFLCICCQEVVYEPITTECLHNICKSCLDRSFKASVYSCPACRHDLGKNYDMRVNKSLQRLLGQLFPGYERGR, from the coding sequence ATGTGGATCCAGGTGCGCACCATGGACGGGCGGGAGACTCACCGCATTGACTCCCTGTCTAAGCTGACCAAGGTGGAGGAGCTGCGGGAGCGGATCCAGGAGGCGTTCGGGGCGGAGCAGGACCGGCAGCGGCTCTTCTACCGGGGGAAGCAGATGGAGGACGGACACACGCTCTTTGATTACAGCGTCGGCCTGAATTGCATCGTGCAGCTGCTGCTCCGCCAGCTCCCGCCTCCTCCCGCTCCGGTGCCGGTAACGGCGGAAGAAGCAGAACCGGAGGACGCCCCGATGGCAGAGATTGAGCCTGAGCCGGAAGAAGAGCAGCCCCGCGCCCCCGGCCTGTACCGCATCACGGAGCGGGTGGACGTCCGGGACCTGCACATGGGCGCCTGGTTCGAGGCGGAAGTGGAGAACGTGACCCGGGGCTTCCCCGGAGACCCCGCTGATGACGTCATCTACCATATAAAGTATGAGGACTATCCTGAGAATGGGGTGGTGCAGGTGAGAGGCAAAGACGTGCGCCCCCGGGCCCGGAGCACGCTGTCCTGGGGGGAGCTGAAGGCCGGGCTGGTGGTCATGCTCAACTACAACCCAGACGATCCCAAGGAGAGGGGCTACTGGTACGACGCCGAGATCCTCCGCAAGAAGGAGGGCAAGACCAGCAAAGAACTGTACGCCAAAGTCCTGCTGGGGGACGCGGGGGACCCTATAAATGACTGTAAAATCGTATTTGTGGATGAGGTGTTTAAGATCGAGAATCCCGGGACCCCAATCCCAACAGAGACCCTTCCCCCGCCTCCCGAGCAGGTGCCCGCCAAACCACAGAGCGGTCCCCAGTGCAAGCTGTGCAAGGATGACCCCAAAACCAAGTGCCGCATGTGCGCCTGCCACGTCTGTGGGGGCAAACAGGACCCCGAAAAGCAACTGCTGTGTGATGAGTGCGACATGGCCTTCCATATCTACTGCCTGCACCCTCCGCTGTCTGCCCTGCCAGATGTGGATGACTGGTACTGCCCGGACTGCAGGAATGATACCAGCGAGGTGGTGTTGGCCGGGGAAAAGCTCAAGGAGAGCAAAAAGAAATCCAAGATGGCGTCTGCCAGCTCATCCTCTCACAGAGACTGGGGGAAAGGCATGGCGTGCGTCGGGCGCTCCAGAGAGTGCACCATTGTCCCGTCCAATCACTATGGACCCATACCCGGTGTACCCGTAGGCACCATGTGGAAGTTCAGGGTGCAGGTTAGCGAGGTGGGTGTGCACCGGCCTCATGTGGCGGGCATCCACGGGAGAAGCAATGATGGCTCCTATTCTCTGGTCCTGGCTGGAGGCTATGAGGACGATGCAGATGATGGCACTGAGTTTACCTACACCGGGAGCGGAGGTCGTGACCTCTCGGGCAACAAGCGGACAGCGGAGCAGTCATGTGACCAGAAACTGACCAACATGAACAGAGCCCTGGCCCTCAACTGCAGCGCCCCCATCAATGACAAGGAAGGAGCAGAAGCTAAAGACTGGAAAGCAGGTAAACCCGTGCGTGTCGTGCGCAATGCCAAGGGGAGGAAACACAGCAAGTTCGCCCCAGAGGAAGGAAACAGATACGACGGCATCTACAAAGTGGTGAAATACTGGCCTGAAAAGGGCAAATCCGGCTTCCTCATCTGGCGCTACCTGCTGAGGAGAGATGACGAGGAGCCGGCGCCATGGTCCAAGGAGGGCAAAGAACGTGGTAAAAAGCTGGGCCTCACCATGCAGTACCCAGAGGGTTACCTAGAGTCTGTGGCCaacaaggagagagagaaggaaaacatAGACTCAGATGAACTGGAAACTCCGGTCAAAGGGAAAAGAAAAAGGAAATCTGTCATTGAGGATTCTGATGAAGACGACGAGGAGGGAACTCTGAAGAAAACTAAAACTGAACTTGTGTACGACCTGACCCCGGAGCAAAAAGAGCTGATCAAAAAGGACGAGAAAAACGTCAAGTTGTGGAACGAAGTGATGACTCATCTAAAGGAGGGGCCCAAATTCATCAACAAGGTGGAGGAGACCTTCCTGTGCATCTGCTGCCAAGAGGTGGTGTACGAGCCCATCACCACTGAGTGTCTGCACAACATCTGCAAGAGTTGCCTGGACCGCTCCTTCAAGGCCTCGGTGTACAGCTGTCCAGCCTGCCGACACGACCTGGGCAAGAACTACGACATGAGGGTCAACAAGTCCCTGCAGCGCCTCCTCGGCCAGCTCTTCCCGGGCTACGAGAGGGGGCGATAA